CCAAAAATACCACTTCAAATACTCAAACTGTCAATAATCGGATGAGGGTATGGAATAAGCTACATTAACTAAAAGTCTgaagaaattacatttcaaatatcGTTTGTCCACTTAGAAGGAAATTATAAAACTGGAGTGTTAAACGGCTTGAGAAttatctgtcaaaaaaaaaaaatcttggtaGATTAGAGAAGATTTGTGTCAAGCAGAGACCTCAAATATTTGTTGGGCCGCAAGCTGCATGAGAAGTGCATTCATCCTATGTGTATATTAATATAATTTTAAACCTCTGAAACAGTTTGAAACAGACATacccaaagaaaataaatgttgggaatGTAATAAAGTAGAGGGTACATTCTCAATGCTCTATGGGTCAGTGTGGAAGAGTCTAAGGCTGGATTAAACATACCATGGtgggaaaaaacatttaaaaaaataaataaaaacacattactaAAGCAGAGTCTGGACTGATaataacagattgtatcgtAGCAACTAGGCTTGGTCTGTGCATCTTGAAGCGCCTTTAAAGGCCAGAGTTTAGAGAGTGGCTTTCATAGGCACTGAGACTGATGTCTCAGAAACCATGATACCAGATTGAATACCGTAATATCCAAAACTCAGCTAGCAAAATACATAACATCTTTATGATGTTTATATCGCCGTGTACCTGAATATTTAAATGAGTTTTTAACTCCTTACTGCCCAAGCAGACCTCTGAGATCGGCTGCCTTTAGGCCTGCTCACCATACCTGTGTCAAGCTTGAGGTCAGGGTGATCAGGCTTTTCCAGTTATGGCACCTCAGCTCTGGAAATAGTCTTCCACTTTCCATCTATTCAGCTGACCCTGTTTCTGCTTTTAATGCCAGCCTTAAAAACTCATTTTTACAGACTGGCATTTTTAGCTGACAGATAATTTCATCAGAGCTTCCGCTTGCAGATTGTTACTCTCCTGTTTTAACGTTTTAACTTTTGTCTTCTGTTTTAACAGTATGACTGAATGTTTGCTGTTTATGCATCTGTAATTGTGATCGTCTTTAATAAATTGTAAATtgcttctgtaaagcactttgtgcaACCGTCTTGAAAAGAgctctacaaataaagtattatttttatcattattataagaAGTGTAACAGCTTAAAGAGCTATTTGGGTACTAGCGGacaggatatatatatatatactgtggtGGCTCAATGGTAGAGTCGTTCTCTCTTAACCGCAAGGTTGAgagttcaatccccagctcctgcactaatatgtctgatgtgtccttgggcaagtcatttaaccccaagttgctcccgctgcttcgtcgacAGCCTATGAATGTGTattaatgggattagttacttctgatggtctcactacatagcagtgtgtgaatgtgtaggtgtgacatgctgctgtaaaagcactttgagtagtcagaagaccagaaaagtgcTGTTAGCTgaggtccatttaccattctgtGAATGCATGTGTGCGCATGAGTAGAGGCATGTTCTGTCCCAataatttgttttacatttgatcTAACTGGCCTGGTGggtcttttttctccttttcattcGTTTTGTATCGTCCACTGAGCGTAAACTTTGTGTATTCTGTATATTTTGtgtcacaattttttttaaatgatgaaaaaaaaaaaaaaaaaaaaaaaaaaaaaagcattgaaaATGATAATGCTGATAAGCAAGTCTGACTTTGATGACTACTGACTGATGACTGCTTTTCTTCCACGTAGAGGTATTGTTGTGGAATCTAATCTTGAATGGAAATTGTTGCATGCTGTCTGCCGGGGTCTAAATGGAAAAACATCCAGGTGAGAAACATTACAAAAGTCCTTTCTCGTGTAGACGTATTCTCACTCCACTGAAATAGGACAAATCCGAGAGGAACCGTACTGATGTAGTGTCTATGGTGCACCTTTCATTTTATAATTTCAGTTCTCTCTTCAGTTTGTGTACTGACAGTAGGATGACactgaagaggaaaaggaaagcaCAAATCTTCACATTGTAAACTGAAGCTACAGTTCAACTAGTGTTTCTGATAAGCCAGTTCCTAGTGCTTTTGTTGCTTTCAattcaaaaacactttatttgtcccggggggggggggggggggggggggggggggcggcgaTAGTGGTTGTGgttaaaatatttttggtaAACGCTTACGTCCACATTTTTAACTCTGGTCTGTTGCGTTGCTGCACAAGCTGCACGCATTTTAACCGTTACTCTCAGCAGTAATGTAAAGACAGGGTCTGATATAATGTCAGATTTTTCCTGTTGATGTTTCTGATATATTATCAGATATTTTGTTCTTCATACTCTAGTTTTAGAAAAGGTTCATGTGACATCCCTGGTTTTAGGTCACAATTGGAGCCCACATATGAAAACGATGGGATTTTCAAGACTGGTCGataaaaggattaaaaaaaaaaaatcatgttttaatCATAGCATTTAGTCTACAGCCATTCAATTAGTTTCAAAGAGAGATCATGAAAGAAGGTTCACTTGTGAAGACAGGACTATTTTGAACTAACTGCAGTCAACGATGGCCTACAGATTATTAACTCCAAGATATGGTACAGTAGTCACTGAACAGACAAATGAAAGCATAAAGGAGAAGTTAGAGAGGTAAACAGAAGATTGAAGCCGCAAAAATTAAGTGAGCCATCTTTAGCATCAGctctgaacaaaaacattgaaaaaaaaaaaggttagcaTCATAACTTAAACTCACCCAAAAGGCATCCTTAAAGTCTAATTTCATCTCGGCAGAGGTTAAACAAAAGCCCTTGTTGCGATAAACCACTCAGTAAAAAAATCACTCTGGAACAGCGAGCAAGTGTAACAGGCAGTTGCTTGATGCAAATGAAACAGATCATGACACATTCAGGAAACAAGTTTTCACACagcaacactctctctctctctctctctcactcatttGATTAACACAAGGAAGAGCTGCAGCATGTCAGCAGTTACCAATGAGCCATTTCAGAACGCGTTTGACACAGGAAAGAATGACCAGTGACGATGTACAGCCACAATTCAACAAACTTTTTGGAGGTCCTTTTGTCTTCAAAGCATGATCCAATTTCTACAAGACTGTCAAAATGATATTCCAAGTTGACCTGTCCTGCTCTTTAGGAGTTAATGCGTATAAAGAGTAGACAAAGCTAGACAATTTGCATTTACCTGCGGAAAACGCGTGGGAATGCTGActgctgaaatgttttgcaaaacactgctgaatgaagaagaatcagcagaaacagctgaaggAATAGTAGAATATGAAGAAAAAGTAGAAGATGTAGAAGATCAGTAATAGAAGAATAAGGGTAGAAGAAGTAAAAGTAGTAAaagcagaagaacaagaagtagaagaaaaagcagtaaaagcagaagaacaagaagtaaAAGAGGTAAAACGAGTAGAAGTATtagtagaagatgaagaaacagtAGTAGAAGTGGAAGAACAAGTGGAAGATACTGCTTAAATGCAGTCAGACAatgagaaaaaggggaaaacgtCTCCCTATTGAGCGCTCATTTCAAGGGCTTAAATTAAGAGTTGGTGGctaaatgatgattttgtgAGCGGAGAGGACAAATGGCCGAACGCGTTGATGTGATTTTCATGTCTGGGATCCCAAGAAATGTGGAAACCACAGCGATCTAAAAAGTTAGTCCCAAGAGGTTTGGTCAGGGAAGTTAGTGGGAAGTTTACCATTACCCCAGATGGCGAGTTATCATGACCACCTGCCGCTTTGAAGCTCACAGAGTCAAAACAGTTCGCGCCGTTTGTCCCGAAAACTCaatgtgtgagagaggacaagttttcctacattttgagggtaaatttgaatttgaatcatttgaatggggaaaaattttgtggaaaaagtcaaataacttaaaaagtaaaagtaattgaaaaataaaaagtcatggCAAACGTGTCCCGAAGAAGCCGAATAGTATGATAGTTGAAAAAAACGTACGGAagtagaataataataataataataccctGGGTAAACCAATTTTCTTCCAGTTTTGTTATCTTACATCCGTTGCCCTCACAGATTCCTGCAGCTCAGCTTGGatgcacatttacattccaataaAGGCTACtgataacatgcctctgaagtttgactttttgcaccATTACAATACTTATAGACAACTAGTCATCATATCTTCcgctccatgaaacacatgttaatgctcagtGGTACACTTAtatggttctttaatgtatttgcattgtactaAAATGAGTTAATTTTCAATGGGCATAAATGCggctgaaacaggtgcatcccaaatttttcaacattaacattttaatataacattatagtcattatggcctttagaaaaatgtttttttggggaggtggggtagtgCACTATAGGCCCCTGTGGTgcggcctaagcttttgtccttaatggcattttttccccctttacattacttttacttttatactttaagtagttttgaaaccagtacttttacacttttacttgagtaaaaagcttgagttgatacttcaacttctacagaagtctttttaaaacctagtatctatacttctacccgagtaatgaatgtgaatacttttgacacctctggtGATGTGTTATTCTTATAATATGTGTTGCAATATGTGCTTCTCTGTTATCTCTGTTAGGTCATTTACTATTGCAACTTGATCCTGGATGAATAAGAACATAAATGGGAAGGCTAATGTCAAATCACACCTTCATGGCAATAACACTGTGGTTACAATTCATCATGGGATACATGCAGCTGTCTGCCATAGTCTGTCACTTCACTGTGCAAGAATGTCTCTTGATTTTTCAAAACTTCGGCTTCTGAGATCTTGCCGTCACCATCCTGGTCCATTTCCTTGAGGAGGTGAAAAGCCTGTTGATGACACGAGAACAAAACAAGGATGAGTGAGTACATGTAGTTGGCATTGTACATAaagtcgtttttttgttttgtttaattgcATGCACAAGTAGTTGATTTACAGATAGCACAGTCTCTTAAATCTCTTCAGAGCTATTGGGTCTCCCTCTTAGTCCAGCTCACTGAGCCTCAGTTGAGACAAAATTGGAGCTTGTCCTGCTTTAGAAAATGGATTAGGCTCAATCCTTGGTACTTGGCACTACAAGTCTAATTAGAGTTGTATCAGTTTGTTACTGGTACAACTTGTTGCAAGATTCctacatgtttttcttgtttgaagatTCAGTGATTAGTTGTACTTATACATATTTGTTAATGTGTTGTTTCGAAAGTAGAATTAAAAACCGACACAATGCTGTAGTGGACATCACTAGATGGGCTCAGTTACACTTTTAGAAGCTACTGTCTGTGAACATAGTTTTATCACTGCATTCACAAATGCTAAGTGAAACGCTCTAATGCATTTAAAATGGACTGAGCCAAAGTGGAAAATTGTCCTGAGGTCTGACGAGTCAAAATGTGACTTTCGGTTTAGAAAACCTGGATGCCCCGTCCTCTGGGCTTAAGACGAGAGGGATCGTCCAGCTTGTTCAGTTCCAGATCAGTGTTCAGTTCAAAAGCCAGTATCTGTGATTGTATGGGGGTGCATTAGTGCACTTGGCATGGGTAAACCTGCACATTTGTGAAAGCACCTTTAATGCTGAACCACATATGCAGGTTGTTGGAGCGGTCAGCTTTCTGTGTGAAAGCAACAACTCAATGGAACGCTGTGCCAGACGATATGAAGAACTGTAATGCTATCGgcatcttaaaaaacaaactgaaaaatctGCTGAAAGATGCTCAATTCTGTAACCGCTGATCTTAATCAATCAATGCATTATGTCTGTGTTACTATGTGATGTTTTAATTGTGACCTGCcaagggactgcagatgtaaactagctctgagctaactctggtacaatgcatcaaatggcaacatttatgtttaatattgtacatgttccctttacaaataaaaagtaaaaaaaaaaaaatgctgcccAATAGACAACTTCTTTTTAAAGGAAGGTCTTGTTAATTTAATAAAGACAATGCAAAACCACATTGTAGTCATATTACAAGAGCATGGCTCTGTTGTAAAGGTGTCCAGGTGATAAAGTGGCCTGCCTGCAGTCCTGACCTGTCACccattgaaaatgtttggagcaTCATGCCACACACTTTGTGGCATtaaagcaagtgtgtgtgtgtgtgttttgatatattgtctttgtgctattctCAATCAAATTTGTGATTTCAATATTTTGCTTATCatcatgctgtttttatttacatttattaccAAATGTCCAAACTTTACTGAATATAGGTTTCTGTAAACCGACTAGGCTAAGGCTTAAGGCTTAAGATGCACTACTTTTACATGCAATCAAACAAAAGTTTTATATCGATATTACGTATAATGCCAACAAATTCTAGGCAAATGTTGAAACAGCTGCATCTCACTTCTTCTCTTGCTGAACCATAGCTATTAGGCGCAACCCAGCGAAGCTGCTCCTCTCGATTCAACTTGCCGTCCTTGTCTTGATCATAGAGGTCTTTAAACCGCACTCTTTCTTCAATCTCCCACTGTGAAGGGGATTCCTCTGATAACAAACAGAAAGTGTTAAAACTGCATGGTGGCTGTACAACGAAGAGGAACTAAAGAACAAACAGATCATTCTGTGCTTGAAAGTAATCTCTGTGGcctcaccaccatcaccacgaACATCTCCGATAAATTCACTGAGACTGATGAATCCATCTTTATCTGTGTCATATTCACCCAACACATCTTCAATGGCAAAATCCTATCAAAAAAAGAGGGCAAATCAATCAGTTCTAACATGAAAGGCAAAGAGAACTCTACAATGAGTGGATGAATCAAATATTATACGGTTTTGCGAGGGAAGGAGCTTGTCTTACAGCCATGTGATCCACTTCAGATGGGTGGGTGAAGGCAAGAAACTCTGTCACATTAAGCCCTGCTGTATTGTCTGCATCAGCGAAGTCAAATCGCCTCCTCTCCTTCAGATGGAGCTAATGGGG
This genomic interval from Labrus mixtus chromosome 4, fLabMix1.1, whole genome shotgun sequence contains the following:
- the rcn2 gene encoding reticulocalbin-2, with amino-acid sequence MASSALLLLLLLLLRFGIAQSSHQHPGDHYNGEQHNPEHDLNILLGDEDTEEIKKLSPAEQRKKMMEIVKRIDTNADSLLSEEEITLWIQHVYRTYALDDAKERFPEFDTNKDGVVTWEEYNTVAHNQLISFDDDAVLEDPEQESLRHLHLKERRRFDFADADNTAGLNVTEFLAFTHPSEVDHMADFAIEDVLGEYDTDKDGFISLSEFIGDVRGDGEESPSQWEIEERVRFKDLYDQDKDGKLNREEQLRWVAPNSYGSAREEAFHLLKEMDQDGDGKISEAEVLKNQETFLHSEVTDYGRQLHVSHDEL